In one Nocardioides sp. NBC_00368 genomic region, the following are encoded:
- a CDS encoding DUF5691 domain-containing protein has protein sequence MSTTEEWWDAVAAAAVLGTARRGVPSAPAAVPVPDRRDASAQTALLDAAAVGGAMVRSGRPLRTGSAPAAAPGDRLPVAPAGGVQLLELVLNQTPGGADLRGDLLAHWLACANAAGYRVPSRLLPRLLDQALPRPELHRDALTAADARGVWLVANRRRWRPMIASARATGASEEADAATWAQEPTAARAEMLAQLRAVDPAAARERLESVWATEKAADRAALIKTLRTGLSLEDEPFLERALDDRGADVRHSARHLLDALPDSARGQRLGALLRPLVTVAGIVRKTVQVELPAEADAAAVRDGLDKAPRGRSQGGHWLRQLAAGAPLEVWTDATGSDPDETWAMITDADARAGIISAVIARRDPVWARALLGDVHRGELLEIVPSADREALVLRQLVTGTGWGAGAGGTTISARLGALPGPWSLDFSRTILDLLAARERELARSVAVLAARMPPEIVPDLHRLPDSLARQRNQLIQHLSLVHAITEAFQ, from the coding sequence GTGAGCACGACTGAGGAGTGGTGGGACGCGGTCGCGGCGGCTGCGGTGCTGGGAACGGCCCGGCGCGGGGTGCCGTCGGCACCGGCTGCGGTGCCGGTGCCGGATCGACGCGATGCCTCGGCGCAGACCGCGCTGCTGGACGCCGCGGCCGTCGGCGGAGCGATGGTGCGCTCCGGCCGGCCGCTTCGCACCGGGTCCGCACCGGCAGCGGCGCCGGGCGACCGGCTTCCGGTGGCGCCGGCTGGTGGCGTACAGCTGTTGGAGCTGGTGCTCAACCAGACTCCGGGCGGCGCCGACCTGCGGGGCGACCTCCTCGCTCACTGGCTGGCCTGTGCGAACGCGGCCGGATACCGGGTGCCGTCTCGGCTGCTCCCCCGGCTGCTCGACCAGGCGCTGCCCCGGCCTGAGCTGCACCGGGACGCGCTGACCGCGGCGGATGCGCGCGGGGTCTGGCTGGTCGCCAACCGGCGCCGGTGGCGGCCGATGATCGCCTCGGCGCGCGCTACGGGCGCGAGCGAGGAGGCTGACGCGGCCACCTGGGCGCAGGAGCCGACCGCCGCTCGTGCCGAGATGCTGGCCCAGCTGCGTGCCGTCGACCCGGCTGCTGCGCGGGAGCGGCTCGAGTCGGTCTGGGCCACCGAGAAGGCCGCCGACCGGGCCGCGTTGATCAAGACGCTCCGGACCGGGCTGAGCCTCGAGGACGAGCCGTTCCTCGAGCGCGCGCTCGATGACCGAGGTGCCGACGTACGTCACTCGGCTCGGCACCTTCTCGACGCCCTGCCCGACTCGGCGCGCGGACAGCGGCTCGGCGCTCTGCTGCGCCCACTCGTCACCGTCGCCGGGATCGTGCGGAAGACGGTCCAGGTCGAGCTGCCCGCCGAGGCCGACGCCGCAGCGGTACGCGACGGGCTCGACAAGGCCCCGAGGGGCCGCTCCCAGGGCGGCCACTGGCTGCGGCAGCTCGCCGCGGGTGCCCCGCTCGAGGTCTGGACCGACGCCACCGGCAGCGACCCCGATGAGACCTGGGCGATGATCACCGACGCCGACGCCCGCGCGGGCATCATCAGCGCCGTCATCGCCCGCCGCGACCCCGTCTGGGCCCGTGCGCTGCTCGGCGACGTCCACCGCGGCGAGCTCCTCGAGATCGTGCCGAGCGCCGACCGGGAGGCACTCGTGCTGCGCCAGCTCGTCACCGGCACGGGGTGGGGCGCGGGCGCGGGCGGGACGACCATCTCTGCCCGGCTCGGCGCCCTTCCTGGTCCATGGAGCCTCGACTTCAGCCGTACGATCCTCGATCTCCTCGCCGCCCGCGAACGCGAGCTCGCCAGGTCGGTCGCCGTCCTGGCCGCGCGGATGCCGCCCGAGATCGTTCCCGACCTGCACCGGCTGCCCGACTCGCTCGCTCGGCAGCGCAACCAGCTGATCCAGCACCTCTCCCTCGTCCACGCCATCACGGAGGCCTTCCAGTGA
- a CDS encoding ATP-binding protein codes for MTDILRAHAEDAYAAELTALAAHDAETGRPRPPRWRLSPWAVTTYLLGGELPDGTAISAKYVGARRLMEIAVASLATDRALLLLGVPGTAKTWVGEHLAAAISGDSTLVVQGTAGTPEESLRYGWNYARLLAEGPSRDALVPSPVMRAMETGALVRIEELTRIPADVQDGLISILSEKTLPVPELDDEVQARQGFNLIATANNRDKGVNDLSSALKRRFNTVVLPLPDTLDDEVSIVRSRVEQLGASLALPADLSQLAEIERVVTIFRELRSGVTADGRTSVKSPSATLSTAEAISVMTNGVALAAHFGDGVVRADDVAAGLVGAVVKDPVQDRIVWQEYLDTVVRDRPSWADLYRACRELV; via the coding sequence GTGACCGACATTCTTCGCGCCCACGCCGAGGACGCCTACGCCGCCGAGCTCACCGCTCTGGCCGCCCACGATGCGGAGACCGGCCGCCCGCGGCCGCCCCGCTGGCGGCTCTCCCCCTGGGCCGTGACCACCTATCTCCTCGGTGGTGAGCTGCCCGACGGCACCGCGATCAGCGCGAAGTACGTCGGTGCCCGCCGGCTCATGGAGATCGCGGTCGCCTCCCTGGCCACCGATCGCGCGCTGCTGCTGCTCGGCGTACCCGGCACAGCCAAGACCTGGGTCGGCGAGCACCTGGCCGCGGCGATCTCAGGTGACTCCACGCTGGTCGTCCAGGGCACCGCGGGCACGCCGGAGGAGTCGCTGCGCTACGGCTGGAACTACGCCCGCCTGCTCGCCGAGGGCCCCTCCCGCGACGCGCTGGTGCCGAGCCCGGTGATGCGGGCGATGGAGACCGGCGCCCTCGTACGCATCGAGGAGCTGACCCGCATTCCCGCCGACGTCCAGGACGGTCTGATCTCCATCCTCTCGGAGAAGACGCTGCCGGTTCCCGAGCTCGACGACGAGGTGCAGGCGCGGCAGGGGTTCAACCTGATCGCCACCGCCAACAACCGCGACAAGGGCGTCAACGACCTCTCCTCCGCGCTCAAGCGGCGCTTCAACACGGTCGTGCTGCCGCTGCCGGACACCCTCGACGACGAGGTCTCGATCGTCCGCAGCCGTGTCGAGCAGCTCGGTGCCTCGCTCGCGCTGCCCGCCGACCTGAGCCAGCTGGCCGAGATCGAGCGCGTGGTCACCATCTTCCGCGAGCTCCGCTCGGGCGTCACCGCCGACGGACGTACGTCGGTGAAGTCGCCCTCCGCCACCCTCTCGACCGCCGAGGCGATCTCGGTGATGACGAACGGGGTGGCGCTGGCCGCGCACTTCGGCGACGGCGTGGTGCGGGCCGACGACGTGGCGGCCGGGCTGGTCGGCGCGGTGGTGAAGGACCCGGTGCAGGACCGGATCGTGTGGCAGGAATACCTCGACACCGTGGTCCGCGACCGTCCGAGCTGGGCCGATCTCTATCGCGCCTGCCGGGAGCTGGTGTGA
- a CDS encoding DUF5682 family protein, whose product MTDRSCAFEILGVRHHGPGSARSVAAALEELSPDLVVIEGPPELDSLLELAGDPELVPPVAALVYAVEEPRRSAFYPFAFFSPEWVAMRWALEHGVEVRFADLPATHFLAPANAPDEVPEPRPVGSDPISRLARAAGYDDPERFWEDAVEHRAESSLSRFTAIREAMAEIRAEDPGSAGDVRREAYMRKVLRAARREGRERVAMVCGAYHAPVLHPSAWPKVADDNALLKGLPKIKVTATWAPWTAGRLATESGYGAGVTSPGWYQHLYAHWHAGTPADVVPGWLTRVARVLRSEGLAAAPATVVEAVRLAEALAAVRGRPSAGLEELEDATVAVLCEGSRLPLALVERTLVVGEELGQVPESAPLVPLAQDLARQQKRLRLKPSAAETTVVLDLRREAQRERSLLLHRLRLLGIDWATEADRGGTKGTFKEAWTLEWQPEFAVRLVEAGLYGTTVVAAAEGLVAERAARAEDLGTLAELIDQALVADLPAGLEAAITALAERTAHQHDTLSLLRAIEPLARTQRYGDVRGSDTAVVAGVLHTVVLRAAAGLRAACTSLDDDAAAAMKGALDAAHRSVSLVGEAPAGSSAPVWVATWEQALVTLAADDQVHGLVAGRVNRILLDSEQVGIETVSTRLSRQLSRGTSPEDAAAWVDGLLEGEALLLLHELELLRLLDEWVAGVAEETFEDLLPLLRRTFSRFQSPERRQIGGRVRNLDAVTDLHHTATLDLDLALPAAARVADLLQLEPA is encoded by the coding sequence GTGACCGACCGGAGCTGCGCCTTCGAGATCCTCGGCGTACGCCACCACGGGCCGGGCTCCGCCCGGTCCGTCGCGGCCGCGCTCGAGGAGCTCTCCCCCGACCTGGTCGTGATCGAGGGGCCGCCCGAGCTCGACTCGCTGCTCGAGCTGGCCGGGGACCCGGAGCTGGTCCCGCCGGTCGCGGCGCTGGTCTATGCGGTCGAGGAGCCGCGGCGCTCGGCGTTCTACCCGTTCGCGTTCTTCTCCCCCGAGTGGGTCGCCATGCGATGGGCGCTGGAGCACGGCGTCGAGGTTCGCTTCGCCGATCTTCCGGCGACGCACTTCCTGGCCCCGGCGAACGCGCCCGACGAGGTGCCCGAGCCTCGCCCGGTGGGCTCCGACCCGATCTCGCGGCTCGCCCGGGCGGCCGGCTACGACGACCCGGAGCGCTTCTGGGAGGACGCGGTCGAGCATCGCGCCGAGTCCTCGCTGAGCCGGTTCACCGCGATCCGCGAGGCGATGGCCGAGATCCGCGCGGAGGACCCGGGCTCTGCGGGCGACGTCCGGCGGGAGGCCTACATGCGCAAGGTCCTGCGCGCGGCCAGGCGCGAGGGACGCGAGCGGGTGGCGATGGTCTGCGGCGCCTACCACGCCCCGGTCCTGCATCCGTCGGCCTGGCCGAAGGTCGCCGACGACAACGCCCTGCTCAAGGGCCTGCCGAAGATCAAGGTGACCGCGACGTGGGCGCCCTGGACCGCCGGCCGCCTGGCCACCGAGTCCGGCTACGGCGCGGGCGTCACCTCGCCCGGCTGGTACCAGCACCTCTACGCCCACTGGCACGCCGGCACCCCGGCCGACGTCGTGCCGGGCTGGCTCACCCGGGTCGCCCGGGTGCTCCGTTCCGAAGGACTCGCCGCGGCTCCCGCGACGGTCGTGGAGGCCGTACGCCTCGCCGAGGCGCTCGCCGCCGTCCGCGGCCGCCCCTCGGCCGGTCTCGAGGAGCTCGAGGACGCCACCGTCGCCGTGCTGTGCGAGGGTTCGCGGCTGCCGCTGGCGCTGGTCGAGCGCACGCTCGTGGTCGGCGAGGAGCTCGGCCAGGTGCCGGAGTCGGCGCCGCTGGTGCCGCTCGCCCAGGATCTCGCCCGCCAGCAGAAGCGGCTCCGCCTCAAGCCGTCCGCCGCCGAGACCACCGTCGTGCTCGACCTGCGCCGTGAGGCCCAGCGCGAGCGGTCGCTGCTGCTCCATCGGCTGCGGCTGCTCGGTATCGACTGGGCCACCGAGGCCGACCGCGGCGGCACCAAGGGCACCTTCAAGGAAGCCTGGACGCTGGAGTGGCAGCCGGAGTTCGCGGTACGCCTGGTCGAGGCCGGCCTCTACGGCACCACCGTGGTCGCCGCGGCCGAGGGGCTCGTGGCCGAGCGGGCGGCGAGGGCCGAGGACCTCGGCACGCTCGCCGAGCTCATCGACCAGGCGCTGGTCGCCGACCTCCCGGCCGGGCTCGAGGCCGCGATCACGGCGCTCGCCGAACGCACCGCGCACCAGCACGACACCCTCTCCCTGCTGCGGGCTATCGAGCCGCTGGCGCGGACCCAGCGGTATGGGGACGTACGCGGGTCCGACACCGCCGTGGTCGCCGGAGTGCTCCACACCGTGGTGCTCCGTGCCGCCGCCGGGCTGCGGGCCGCCTGCACCTCGCTGGACGACGACGCGGCCGCAGCCATGAAGGGCGCGCTCGATGCCGCCCACCGCAGCGTGTCGCTGGTCGGCGAGGCGCCAGCCGGATCCTCGGCTCCGGTGTGGGTCGCGACCTGGGAGCAAGCGCTCGTCACGCTCGCCGCCGACGACCAGGTGCACGGGCTGGTCGCCGGTCGGGTCAACCGCATCCTCCTCGACTCCGAGCAGGTGGGCATCGAGACCGTCTCCACGCGGCTCAGCCGTCAGCTCTCCCGCGGCACCTCCCCGGAGGACGCCGCCGCCTGGGTCGACGGACTGCTCGAAGGCGAGGCGCTGCTCCTGCTCCACGAGCTCGAGCTGCTCAGGCTGCTCGACGAGTGGGTGGCAGGCGTCGCGGAGGAGACCTTCGAGGACCTGCTGCCGCTGCTGCGGCGCACCTTCTCGCGCTTCCAGTCGCCCGAGCGCCGCCAGATCGGTGGCCGCGTACGCAACCTCGACGCCGTCACCGACCTCCATCACACCGCCACCCTCGACCTCGACCTCGCGCTGCCCGCGGCCGCACGGGTCGCCGACCTGCTGCAGCTGGAGCCCGCATGA
- a CDS encoding SWIM zinc finger family protein — MPRWSIDAVEKAAPDTGSLNAARKLATPGPWSETGATDVLVWGKCQGSGKNPYQVSVDLTGPAYKCSCPSRKFPCKHALALLLLWAGAQVGEVDQPEAYASEWASQRAARAAGAAERASAPAKPVDKAAQARRAAERRALMDGGVEDLVLWLEDLVRGGLATAKAQPWTWWDAAASRLVDAQLPGLGERIREMAAAINRREDWAEHLLIEVGRWWTAAQAWRSWDSLDADTQGDLRAVIGWATPTAQVLDAGVHADVWTVLGAHRDERGNLIEQRTWLRSDSGETVLLLDFAAGGNPLPIARLAGARLEASVGFYPGHAPRRVVLASEPVALPATSDLGTATDLAGARAALAALRAGNPWADRAPVVVSVAASVPEADEPPFVVDHAGHQVPLLGDPGTWWRLLALTGGRPVTVFGEIQDDGLRVLTVVGDEDDGMLVAL, encoded by the coding sequence ATGCCTCGCTGGTCAATCGACGCCGTGGAGAAGGCGGCTCCCGACACCGGGTCGCTCAACGCCGCCCGCAAGCTCGCCACGCCCGGGCCCTGGTCGGAGACGGGTGCCACCGACGTGCTCGTGTGGGGGAAGTGCCAGGGCTCGGGCAAGAACCCCTACCAGGTGAGCGTCGACCTCACCGGCCCCGCCTACAAGTGCTCGTGCCCGTCGAGGAAGTTCCCGTGCAAGCACGCCCTCGCGCTGCTGTTGCTGTGGGCCGGGGCGCAGGTGGGCGAGGTCGACCAGCCGGAGGCGTACGCCTCGGAGTGGGCCTCGCAGCGCGCGGCCCGTGCCGCGGGCGCCGCTGAGCGGGCCTCGGCACCGGCCAAGCCGGTGGACAAGGCCGCCCAGGCGCGGCGGGCGGCGGAGCGCCGCGCACTGATGGACGGCGGCGTCGAGGACCTGGTGCTGTGGCTGGAGGACCTGGTGCGAGGCGGGCTCGCCACCGCGAAGGCGCAGCCGTGGACCTGGTGGGACGCCGCCGCCTCCCGGCTGGTCGACGCGCAGCTGCCCGGGCTCGGCGAACGGATCCGGGAGATGGCCGCAGCGATCAACCGGCGCGAGGACTGGGCCGAGCATCTGCTGATCGAGGTGGGCCGCTGGTGGACCGCCGCGCAGGCCTGGCGGTCCTGGGACTCGCTGGACGCCGACACCCAGGGCGACCTGCGCGCGGTGATCGGCTGGGCGACACCGACCGCCCAGGTCTTGGACGCCGGGGTGCACGCGGACGTGTGGACCGTGCTGGGGGCCCATCGCGACGAGCGCGGCAACCTGATCGAGCAGCGCACCTGGCTGCGCTCGGACTCGGGTGAGACCGTGCTTCTCCTCGACTTCGCCGCGGGTGGCAACCCGCTGCCCATCGCCCGGCTGGCCGGGGCGCGGCTCGAGGCGTCGGTGGGCTTCTATCCGGGCCACGCGCCACGCCGGGTGGTGCTCGCCTCCGAGCCGGTGGCCCTTCCGGCCACGTCCGACCTGGGGACAGCGACCGATCTGGCCGGCGCGCGAGCCGCGCTGGCGGCGCTCCGGGCCGGCAACCCGTGGGCCGACCGGGCTCCGGTCGTGGTCAGCGTCGCCGCGTCGGTGCCGGAGGCCGACGAGCCGCCGTTCGTGGTGGACCACGCCGGTCACCAGGTGCCGTTGCTCGGCGATCCGGGGACGTGGTGGCGCCTCCTCGCGCTGACCGGGGGCCGTCCGGTGACCGTGTTCGGGGAGATCCAGGACGACGGGCTGCGGGTGCTGACGGTCGTGGGTGATGAGGACGACGGGATGCTGGTGGCGCTGTGA
- a CDS encoding VWA domain-containing protein: MTPERDRLTRWRLVLGGDAEEPLGSGTGGTPMSLTAEDRARDEALEQLYGEQPKGRSAGLGGSAPRVARWLGDIRTYFPTSVVKVMQGDAMDRLGLHQLLTEPEMLDAVQPDIHLVSTLIGLGRVIPEHSRESARAVVRTVTDELEARLRSQTVQAVTGALNRAARTRRPRPADIDWGRTIAANLKHYLPEHRTVVPERLVGHARKAQQTQRRIILCIDQSGSMAESVVYSSVFGAVLASLRSVETKLVAFDTEVIDLTEDLDDPVDVLFGVQLGGGTDINRALAYCQSLIEQPEETVLVLISDLYEGGIREEMLRRSREITDSGATMVALLALSDSGAPSYDADHAAALAELGIPAFACTPDLFPDLMAAAIDKRDLGAWASENDITTAAPTD, encoded by the coding sequence ATGACCCCCGAACGCGACCGCCTCACCCGCTGGCGCCTGGTGCTCGGCGGAGACGCCGAGGAGCCGCTGGGCTCCGGGACCGGCGGAACACCCATGTCCTTGACCGCCGAGGACCGTGCTCGCGACGAGGCGCTCGAGCAGCTCTACGGCGAGCAGCCGAAGGGCCGCAGCGCCGGGCTCGGCGGGTCCGCTCCGCGGGTCGCGCGGTGGCTCGGGGACATCCGCACCTACTTCCCCACCTCGGTCGTGAAGGTGATGCAGGGCGACGCGATGGACCGCCTCGGTCTCCACCAGCTCCTCACCGAGCCCGAGATGCTCGACGCGGTCCAGCCCGACATCCACCTCGTCTCGACCCTGATCGGTCTCGGCCGGGTGATCCCCGAGCACAGCCGCGAGTCGGCCCGAGCCGTCGTACGCACCGTCACCGACGAGCTCGAGGCCCGGCTCCGCTCCCAGACGGTGCAGGCGGTCACCGGTGCGCTCAACCGGGCGGCGCGCACGCGTCGCCCGCGGCCCGCGGACATCGACTGGGGACGTACGATCGCCGCCAACCTCAAGCACTACCTCCCCGAGCACCGCACGGTCGTACCCGAGCGTCTCGTCGGCCACGCCCGCAAGGCGCAGCAGACCCAGCGCCGCATCATCCTGTGCATCGACCAGTCCGGCTCGATGGCCGAGTCGGTCGTCTACTCCAGCGTCTTCGGGGCCGTGCTCGCCTCGCTCCGCTCGGTCGAGACCAAGCTGGTCGCCTTCGACACCGAGGTCATCGACCTGACCGAGGATCTCGACGACCCCGTCGACGTCCTCTTCGGCGTACAGCTCGGTGGCGGCACCGACATCAACCGCGCCCTCGCCTACTGCCAGAGCCTCATCGAACAGCCCGAGGAGACCGTCCTGGTCCTGATCAGCGACCTCTACGAGGGCGGTATCCGCGAGGAGATGCTGCGTCGTTCACGCGAGATCACCGACTCCGGCGCCACCATGGTCGCCCTCCTCGCCCTCAGCGACTCCGGCGCCCCCAGCTACGACGCCGACCACGCCGCCGCCCTCGCCGAGCTCGGCATCCCCGCCTTCGCCTGCACCCCCGACCTCTTCCCCGACCTCATGGCCGCCGCCATCGACAAGCGCGACCTTGGCGCCTGGGCCAGCGAGAACGACATCACCACCGCCGCCCCCACCGACTGA
- a CDS encoding lipopolysaccharide biosynthesis protein gives MTASPTSARRRRLSALVRSSGFLAVCIMVTNVATYGFQIIAARILGPGQYGGVASMMSLLLVAGVVQLGMQATASRRVTETPGQERAIERTVLRATYRAAIVVGAVMLIASPLVWRMLRLDSIYPALLVAVCAVPLTIMGGQAGVLQGERRWLGLAMIYLALGIPRVVVATAAMWVRPTEGAAMAGVALAQFAPAIVGWWVLRRRTSSAVEAKPGPIKPVVVEMLHGSFALLGFFALSNADILIARNVLSDHVSGLYAGGLILTKAVLFLPQFVVIIAFPSMSAEASRRSALLKSLALVAGLGACATAGSWLLSWLAMIFIGGPDYAEIEGLLWVFAILGTVLSVLQLLVYSVLARRSRLSAYLLWIAVVAVLGLGAVQTTAEGLVWAVLSIDATLVAVLLAATFWRLSRPAHRD, from the coding sequence ATGACCGCCAGCCCGACCAGCGCCCGCCGGCGCCGGCTGTCCGCGCTCGTCCGCAGCAGCGGCTTCCTCGCGGTCTGCATCATGGTCACCAACGTCGCGACCTACGGCTTCCAGATCATCGCCGCCCGGATCCTCGGCCCGGGACAGTACGGCGGCGTCGCCTCGATGATGTCGCTGCTCCTCGTCGCCGGCGTGGTCCAGCTCGGCATGCAGGCGACGGCGTCCCGGCGGGTGACCGAGACCCCCGGCCAGGAGCGCGCCATCGAGCGGACGGTGCTGCGGGCGACCTACCGGGCGGCCATCGTCGTCGGTGCGGTCATGCTCATCGCCTCGCCGCTGGTGTGGCGGATGCTGCGGCTCGACTCGATCTACCCCGCGCTGCTGGTCGCGGTGTGCGCCGTGCCGCTGACGATCATGGGGGGCCAGGCCGGGGTGCTGCAGGGCGAGCGCCGCTGGCTCGGCCTGGCGATGATCTACCTGGCGCTCGGTATCCCCCGGGTGGTGGTCGCCACCGCCGCGATGTGGGTCCGTCCGACCGAGGGCGCCGCGATGGCCGGTGTCGCGCTGGCCCAGTTCGCGCCGGCGATCGTCGGCTGGTGGGTGCTGCGGCGGCGTACGTCCTCCGCCGTCGAGGCGAAACCCGGTCCGATCAAGCCCGTCGTCGTGGAGATGCTGCACGGGTCCTTCGCGCTGCTCGGCTTCTTCGCGCTCTCCAACGCCGACATCCTGATCGCGCGCAACGTGCTCTCCGACCACGTCTCCGGCCTGTACGCAGGTGGCCTGATCCTCACCAAGGCGGTCCTGTTCCTGCCTCAGTTCGTGGTGATCATCGCCTTCCCGTCGATGTCGGCCGAGGCGAGCCGACGCTCCGCGCTGCTCAAGTCCCTGGCGCTCGTCGCCGGTCTCGGCGCGTGCGCGACCGCCGGGTCGTGGCTGCTGTCCTGGCTGGCGATGATCTTCATCGGCGGCCCCGACTACGCCGAGATCGAGGGACTGCTCTGGGTCTTCGCGATCCTCGGCACGGTGCTGTCCGTGCTTCAGCTGCTCGTCTACTCGGTGCTGGCCCGGCGCAGCCGGCTCTCGGCGTACCTTCTCTGGATCGCCGTCGTCGCCGTCCTCGGGCTGGGTGCCGTGCAGACCACCGCGGAGGGCCTGGTCTGGGCGGTCCTCAGCATCGACGCCACCCTCGTGGCCGTGCTGCTGGCGGCCACCTTCTGGCGGCTCAGCCGGCCGGCTCACCGCGACTGA